In Actinomadura citrea, a single window of DNA contains:
- a CDS encoding alpha/beta fold hydrolase produces MKFVMVPGGWQGGWVFDSVAAELHRDGHHVEAVTLSGLELDSPVDVDRPPNLDTHIDQVAEVIDRSDETPLALCGHSYGGMVIAGVADRLSDRLDQLVFIDAYVPDDGDSCWALTSDSFRELFIAGARADGRWVAVPDGLDPRARPHPMASFIQSIRLEGNSSRTLGRTFISGGAWEGSPFVHLTERLRNDSGWRVHEIPVGHNIARRDPHSLAAVLGALPPDSA; encoded by the coding sequence AAGTTCGTGATGGTGCCGGGTGGCTGGCAGGGCGGATGGGTGTTCGACTCGGTGGCCGCTGAGCTGCACCGAGACGGTCACCATGTTGAGGCGGTGACCCTGTCAGGGTTGGAGTTGGACAGCCCGGTCGATGTGGACCGTCCCCCGAACCTCGACACCCATATCGACCAGGTAGCCGAGGTCATTGACCGTAGCGACGAGACGCCCCTGGCACTGTGCGGGCACAGCTACGGCGGGATGGTGATCGCTGGTGTCGCGGATCGGCTCAGCGACCGCCTCGATCAGCTCGTTTTCATCGACGCCTACGTCCCGGACGACGGGGATTCGTGTTGGGCGTTGACCAGCGACAGCTTCCGGGAGTTGTTCATAGCCGGCGCCCGCGCCGACGGTCGCTGGGTCGCAGTGCCTGATGGGCTCGACCCTCGCGCACGACCGCACCCAATGGCGAGCTTCATCCAGTCGATCAGGCTGGAAGGCAACTCCAGCCGCACGCTCGGCCGAACGTTCATCAGCGGTGGCGCGTGGGAAGGCAGCCCGTTCGTGCACCTGACCGAACGGTTGCGCAACGACTCCGGCTGGCGGGTTCACGAAATTCCTGTTGGTCACAACATCGCCCGCCGCGACCCGCACAGCCTCGCGGCCGTTCTCGGCGCACTGCCGCCCGACTCCGCCTGA